From the genome of Halobacteriovorax marinus SJ:
TGGAACGTAGAGAATGAAAAAGAGTCCAATCAACAAAGGCCTTAGATAATTTTCTTTCTTATTTAAAATCTTCAACATCGGAATTAAAGAAATATACCAACAGCAAAATATCATAGGAGCGAGATGCCTTGTTAACTCTGCCCTCCCCTTCATAAAGAACCATAGAAAGTAGAAGAGAAAAGAGAGAAATAAAGGAGTGAGGTCATCAAATGATTTTTCTCTCCAATTTCTTATTCCAAAAATAAGAGTGATACATGAGAGAAGAAAAATCCCAATACCAGTATTTGAGTATACTATCTTCACATTTTCTAATACTAGGGAAATAGATACTTGATTCATTTCAGAATTTAATCCTGAGCCATTCTGACTAAATGCCGCTATGACATCAAAGGGATACTGTAGAACTCCTGCAAGTCCTCTATCAAAGAATATATTCACGAGAACAAATCCAAGAGGAGACATTGATAATAGAATGATATTGATCTTATTTTTCAAGGGTATATTCTTTAATAAGAGAAGTAGAAAGTATCCTAAGACAGGTAACACGAATATAGTCTTTACAAGTATGGCGGCACTACTAAAAAGTAAAAACGCACTTCTAAGTTTTCCTTGCTGGTAGTGCAATACTCCCGCAACAAGTATCAAGCTCCCAAAGACCTCCCCCCACATTATAGAAAAGTATAATGCTATTTCACTCCAACAGCCCAGGAGTATTCCGCTTAGAGTTAGTACTTGATAGAATTTAAAATTATGAAAGCGTGCAATTTTATTCAGTAAAAATATCAATAGAGAAAGAGAGACCAATAAGAATAGTACTCTTGAATAAAGTACTGGGAATCCAAGAACTAGTGGCAATCCACCAATTAGTGTTGCCAGAGGGCCAGTTGTAATGAAAGGATCAAAGCTTTGAGTGTAATTTCCGAAAGTATTTGAATAGCTAAACGAACTTAAGAAATTTGCCCCCGCCTCTAAATTGACGACTTCATCAATGAAGATAGGATAACCCATTCCTTCCAGGAAGAGTTTAATGAATAAAACGATAGTGAGTAGATAGGTAATCGTTTTATCAGAATTTAATTCCTTAAGCTTTATACAACTCTCCCGCTAGAATAAAAAAAGGGCATTTAAATAAATGCCCTTCTCTAACTATGTTAATTGTATTTAATCACAATTTCTAGAACGGAATATCATCGCTTGTGAAGTTCGAGTCAGTTGAAATATCATAATCCTGGCTCATAGCGCTGTTATCTTGTGATGGAGAAGATTGTTGAGAGTAATTGCTATTATCTCTTGATTGAGAAGCTCCCGTAGAGGCTCCACCAATAAATTGAACAGTTCTCACATTGATTTCAGTTGTGTAATGCTTTTGTCCTTCTTTTTCCCACATTCTTGTTTGAAGTGAACCTTCGAAGTAAGCTTGTCTTCCTTTTGAAAGGTACTGGTTACAAAGCTCAGCTGTTTTTCCCCAAACAACCATTCTATGCCATTCAGTTTTTTCTTGTTTTTGACCACTTTTATCAGTCCAACCTTCAGAAGTCGCAACAGAGAAATTACAAACTGCAGCACCAGATGGTGTGTACTTTAATTCTGGTTCAGTTCCTAAACGACCTAAAATAATCACTTTATTTACACTCATGATTTCCTCCTTCATGATGAGCACCTACGATACTTTCTCACCAAAGCTAAGTGTGTGTTGGTATCGTTAAAACATATTACGAAAACAGCCCTTTTAAAAGATATTTTCTTCGCTTTTGAACAAAGCAAAGATGGAGGAAATACTTAAAATCCTAAGTGTTTGAAATTAAAAATAACTTTTAGATCCAGCTCTAATAACTGGCGTAGGGGTTTGAAGAATTCTGCTGAGGCGGAGGCATTTGCCCTTCATCGAACTCATTAATCTTCTCCTGCATTTGGGCATTTGGTTGCTTCGTGGCCCAGAAATCATGAACGATTTTCCTCGCCATTTTCACGTCTTTCTTATACCAAGAGGCGTCGAATCCACAATGTGGGCAAGGGATGTCTTTTCTAAAGTTCATTCTTACTGCCGCTTCAAAAATGGCCCAGAAAACAAAGAAGACAAAGTATGATCTTGCGCCCATCAAAGGTGCGAGCGCAGCTCCCACTAAAAGAGAACTTAGTACGAGTTGTAGATAATTCTTAGGTGATAGTCTTGGAGTTGAGTGAAAGGCTCTCTTAGTGCCACAGAGAGGGCAGAAGAATTCCATCTTTGGATTCTTATGTTTAAACGTTCTGTACTCTAAGGGCTGCCAGTCTGGTCTTCTCATTAAATTCTTTCTCCAAAAGAGTTTTACCTTCATCTATTCTAGCAATAAAACACTTCTACTTTTAGAGCGTAAAATCTTCCAAACGCACCGCAAATAGAGCTCCGATGGCCCCGCGACCACCGGAGAAAGACGTGTTTTAGACGCACCGAAGTGCCAAGAAAGTAAAACTGTTGATAGGATGAGCCGTGCACCAACGTTCCGCGCTACGCTACCGACAATTCAGCATAGCCTATGCACTATATATCAAGATTCATTCCAATTTTTGCTATGCCCAAAACACTGATTTCACAATGGGGCCGGTGCCAAAGCAGTCTAAGTGGTCTCTCCTTGCTCCCGGCAATATTTTCCACATTATTAGATTTCAGACCTTTTTTATCAGTATCTTATAGTGCTAAGATAGAGCCCAATGAGAAAGATCTACAAAAGCGAAAAAGGACAGCTCAGTATTTTCCTGGGAATTATTATGGTGATTATTATTACCATGATGGCCTTTATCATTAATGTTGGTCTCTTCGTTAAGGCCAAGATCAATCTTCAAAATGCAGTCGATGCTGCCGCATGGTCTGGAGCAGCCGTTCAAGCAAGACAATTATCCAATATCGCCTATATGAATTGGGAGATGAGAAATACTTATAAAGAGTGGATGTTTAAGTACTATGTCATTGGACACCTTGGACTTAGCGACCAACTCAAGGCCGACGTTGTCGCAACTAAGAATAAAACAAGCTTCAGACTCCTCCCCTTCCCTGGTTCAAGTGAAGTAGATCCCTATAATCTTCCATCAACATGTATGGCCTTCGGTGGATCAAAAGATATTTGTAAACTTGTCTCAACTCCTGGTCTTCCAAGGTTTGAGGCTCCGGGCCTTGCTGGAATTGATGACCAACACGAGAGTTTTGAAAATACAATTGCAAAGATCAAAGCAGATAACTGTTCTACTAAGTCAGTCAAAAATTTTGCGAGTGCAATGATTTGGGCATACGGAATCAAGAAAGACTTCTTTAGCGATACTCCAGCAGCCGCAACTCATAGACCTGGGGCTTGGATTCAAGCAATGGAGTTGGCCCTTAGAATGAGAAACCTTGAGGCCATCGTCAATCGCCCACCAGTCGATGACCCTATCTGCTTTGGAAGTTCTTCGTGTAAAACAATTGAGTCTTTGGCCAGTGACAACGCTGGAGGATCTTTTGGTAACCCTTATAACGAAAGACCAATTAAGGCCTTTAAATCGGCCTTTAGAAATCTCTCAGGTGGAACCTATAAGTCTGGTGAGATTAAAGACGAGTTTAGTGGATCATTTAAGTTAACAGAGCTTAAGCCAAAAATATTTGATGCAAAGAACGGAACACTCAGTAGACTTTTAATGCCACCGAGTCCAAACGTTAACCTTGGCTCAACATCTTTTGATCCCTCTCAAAAAAGGTATCTTGACCTTATCGCCTATCCACTTAATCTAGTAACTTTCTACACAACGATGGTAACTAATAATAGTGGTGAAGCGATCCAATCTATCGTTGGATCAACACCTGTAGAATCGGCGTGTGGTTCTACAAAAACCGGATTGCCAGTTCCTGGATACATCTTCGGTTATGTTAAGAACCCAAAAGTTCTCACTTACTACGCAGTAAAAGGTGAAGCGAACTTTGTTGGGCTCTTCTATCCATTTACAGATACTAATGGAATCACACTTCAGGCCTATGCAGCGGCCAAGCCGTTTGGCGGTAGAGTCGGTCCAATGCTCTTTGGCTTTGGAGATGAAAATGCTTCCACTCTTATTCCAAGAGTTGAAAATGCTCAAAATAGAACACTTCCTTATGTCTCCGCACTTCTTGTCCCTCCGGGACCATTTAGGGCAGGAAGACCAATCCCTAACAATCAGGACTTCTGGGTTCAGAGTGCAACCTCAGTTATCGGTGGCTCGCCAGCAGCGGGGATCGATGTAAAGTTTGGTATTCCAAATATTCTCTACGACTATGTTTCAATGGGAGATCTCACTCAGCATACAACGAGTACAGAAGGTGCAATTTTAACTATTCGTGAAACCACCTCAGCCATTGCAGAGCCACTTGAAGAGCTTGGTCTCTACGACGCAAAACAATACTCTAAGTTTGCCAGCCACCTTCAAGTTGCTGACCCAACAATTGTTGGAGCTGTCGAGATTGAAAGGGCCCTTGAGAGCGTCAGACAACCTACAAGGTATGAAGCCCTTAACTATATGATTCCAACATTTGAAGAGGGAGATTCTAATCCTGAGAAGCTAGCTGCCTACCCTGTGGTCAAAAAGAAAGGAAACAGTCCTTTTACAGGAAACACTCTCTACCAACTCTTTGGACCAATCTGGGGAAGTGATACTCTTTACTCAACACCTGATGCTATTATCTCGATTATTCAAAGCTTTATGATGAGTAATCAAACGGCCATCGATAAATATTTAGACTCTCTAAAAGAAGTTGCCGAATCAATTGCTGCAACTCCTTCAACGGGAACCGATACATATAAGAATGCAGCGGAAACCATCTACCCACTAGCCGCTGGCCTAGACAACCTAAGTAATTGTGACTCTCTAAGTATGGCCACTCGTTTTAATCAATTCTTTAACGGCGGTAGTACTCAGTGTGACATCAAGCCTCTCGGAGAGCTTGTTAGAGATTATATTAAAACAGAGAGTGATACGGGTGGAGAAAATTATAAGTATTTTTATTTAACAAGTTACGTTAAACCCAATAGTGGAACTCCCTATAAGCAACCTGTCTCAAATAAAGAGCTTCTAACTGCGTACGCACCAGGTGAGAGACAAGGCTCAAACGACGAGGGAGAGCTTCTTCACCCCTTCAATGTTTACTCCACTATCTTGAGTGCAAAGAGAAATTACTACTCGACAAAATTAGTGGCAATGAGGGCCCTCGCAGAGAGTGGACAAGGAACATATCAAGAAAAACCAATATATTCCGAAGCGGCGGGAAGTAGTTCTGGAAGTGTAAGTTTTAAAATTCCTAGTGACTTATTGAGTACAAAAATTGTAAATGAACTAGAAAATGGACAATTGAATGATTTTGGCGATTTGACGCACTAAAATTACTTGAAAAAAGTCACTATTTATTTATATACTCAGAAAAAATATTAAATAAATTATCAATAGAATTATACAGAGGAATTTCCTATGGCAGCGAAGAAGAAAGTAGCCAAGAAAAAGGTTGCTAAGAAAGTGGCTAAAAAAGCGACTAAAAAGAAAGTTGCAAAAAAAGTAGCTAAGAAAAAAGTTGCAAAGAAAGCGACTAAGAAAAAAGTCGCGAAGAAAGTAGCTAAGAAAAAAGTTGCAAAGAAAGCAGCTAAGAAAAAAGTTGCAAAGAAAGCGACAAAGAAAAAAGTTGCAAAGAAAGCGACTAAGAAAAAGGTTGCAAAGAAAGCGACAAAGAAAAAAGTTGCAAAGAAAGCGACTAAGAAAAAAGTTGCGAAAAAAGCGACAAAGAAAAAAGTTGCGAAGAAAGCGACTAAGAAAAAGGTTGCAAAGAAAGTAGCGAAGAAAAAAGTTGCGAAGAAAGCAGCAAAGAAAAAAGTTGCAAAGAAAGTAGCGAAGAAAAAGGTTGCAAAGAAAGTAGCGAAGAAAACAGCGAAGAAAAAGGTTGCAAAGAAAGCGACAACATCTTCTGCTAAGAAGAAGACTCCAGTGGACAAGGGCCCTAAGAAGCTCTCTAAAGAAGAGGCCATTGAGAAATATAAGAGAGAACACAAACTAGAGCTCAACGACGACCTAAAAGAGTCAGAGGAAATCTTTGTAAAAGAAGATAAAGAAGTTGAAACAGTAGAAATTGCAGCGGCAAGTGAAGACCTTGCTCCAGAGATTGCAGCAGAAATTGAAGAAAAGTCGACTAACAATACTGACTCTCTCGATGAGTATAATCCTGACGATGAGAAGGATGATGAGACAGCAAATTTTGGTTACGGTTGGGGATATAACGACGCCTTTGACAAGCCAGAAGACGAAGATGAAGTTAATCCTTATGATGAAGATGAACTTTACGCTAAAGGTCTCGATACAGACGACGAAAGGGATAACGAATTATAATATTTAAGCCCCCATT
Proteins encoded in this window:
- a CDS encoding pilus assembly protein TadG-related protein produces the protein MRKIYKSEKGQLSIFLGIIMVIIITMMAFIINVGLFVKAKINLQNAVDAAAWSGAAVQARQLSNIAYMNWEMRNTYKEWMFKYYVIGHLGLSDQLKADVVATKNKTSFRLLPFPGSSEVDPYNLPSTCMAFGGSKDICKLVSTPGLPRFEAPGLAGIDDQHESFENTIAKIKADNCSTKSVKNFASAMIWAYGIKKDFFSDTPAAATHRPGAWIQAMELALRMRNLEAIVNRPPVDDPICFGSSSCKTIESLASDNAGGSFGNPYNERPIKAFKSAFRNLSGGTYKSGEIKDEFSGSFKLTELKPKIFDAKNGTLSRLLMPPSPNVNLGSTSFDPSQKRYLDLIAYPLNLVTFYTTMVTNNSGEAIQSIVGSTPVESACGSTKTGLPVPGYIFGYVKNPKVLTYYAVKGEANFVGLFYPFTDTNGITLQAYAAAKPFGGRVGPMLFGFGDENASTLIPRVENAQNRTLPYVSALLVPPGPFRAGRPIPNNQDFWVQSATSVIGGSPAAGIDVKFGIPNILYDYVSMGDLTQHTTSTEGAILTIRETTSAIAEPLEELGLYDAKQYSKFASHLQVADPTIVGAVEIERALESVRQPTRYEALNYMIPTFEEGDSNPEKLAAYPVVKKKGNSPFTGNTLYQLFGPIWGSDTLYSTPDAIISIIQSFMMSNQTAIDKYLDSLKEVAESIAATPSTGTDTYKNAAETIYPLAAGLDNLSNCDSLSMATRFNQFFNGGSTQCDIKPLGELVRDYIKTESDTGGENYKYFYLTSYVKPNSGTPYKQPVSNKELLTAYAPGERQGSNDEGELLHPFNVYSTILSAKRNYYSTKLVAMRALAESGQGTYQEKPIYSEAAGSSSGSVSFKIPSDLLSTKIVNELENGQLNDFGDLTH
- a CDS encoding single-stranded DNA-binding protein, with the translated sequence MSVNKVIILGRLGTEPELKYTPSGAAVCNFSVATSEGWTDKSGQKQEKTEWHRMVVWGKTAELCNQYLSKGRQAYFEGSLQTRMWEKEGQKHYTTEINVRTVQFIGGASTGASQSRDNSNYSQQSSPSQDNSAMSQDYDISTDSNFTSDDIPF